A DNA window from Burkholderia sp. HI2500 contains the following coding sequences:
- a CDS encoding sensor histidine kinase, which yields MDAARAANFTRRWHTTTFRWLCAYAAIFSVSLLVLAGVISVAATHTMARDTDEVLAWQLIYFDSIPDAELPLAIHRRLEHEHMHTSFYGLFDANGRRVAGDIATPPALRTDRHGRTLNRTLAPLDGQPAPITRAMAVRRDNGMTLVVARDLSHFIQIRDVAIRGLVIGGVMILIAGIAGGSMLGMRQMRRVAAIRRVTRQIAEGDLGKRLPVGRYDELDLLAHLVNHMLDEVERLMGEVRHTCDGIAHDLRTPLARVHTMLARLAEQPFCADDPASSALLASARDETDRLLERFRAMLRISEIGTLSRRGGFAAVDVTALLRDVCELYEPLAEAVDVSFELAATSVDRIHGDRALLFEAFSNLADNAIKFTPPGGRVRVALHSTPSGPLVRIEDTGPGIPPGERDAVLERFYRGERTRHVSGSGLGLSIVSAVMRVHGFALRIGDAPRAGAAITVECWPRSLA from the coding sequence ATGGATGCGGCTCGCGCGGCGAACTTCACGCGCCGCTGGCACACGACGACGTTTCGGTGGCTGTGCGCGTATGCGGCGATTTTCTCGGTTTCGCTGCTCGTGCTCGCGGGCGTGATCAGCGTGGCCGCGACGCACACGATGGCGCGCGACACCGACGAGGTGCTCGCGTGGCAACTGATCTATTTCGATTCGATTCCCGATGCCGAGCTGCCGCTCGCGATTCACCGGCGGCTCGAGCACGAGCACATGCATACCAGTTTCTACGGGCTGTTCGACGCGAACGGGCGCCGCGTGGCCGGGGACATCGCGACGCCGCCCGCGTTGCGCACGGATCGCCACGGACGCACGCTGAACCGCACGCTTGCACCGCTCGACGGCCAGCCCGCGCCGATCACGCGCGCGATGGCGGTGCGCCGCGACAACGGGATGACGCTGGTGGTGGCGCGCGACCTGTCGCATTTCATCCAGATCCGCGATGTCGCGATCCGCGGGCTCGTGATCGGCGGCGTGATGATCCTGATCGCGGGCATCGCGGGCGGCAGCATGCTCGGCATGCGGCAGATGCGCCGTGTCGCCGCGATCCGGCGCGTCACGCGGCAGATCGCCGAGGGCGATCTCGGCAAGCGGCTGCCGGTCGGACGCTACGACGAACTCGACCTGCTCGCGCATCTCGTGAACCACATGCTCGACGAAGTCGAGCGGCTGATGGGCGAGGTCCGTCATACCTGCGACGGCATCGCGCACGATCTGCGCACGCCGCTCGCACGCGTGCACACGATGCTGGCCCGGCTCGCGGAGCAGCCGTTTTGCGCGGACGACCCTGCGTCGTCGGCATTGCTCGCGTCGGCGCGCGACGAGACCGACCGCTTGCTCGAGCGCTTTCGCGCGATGCTGCGCATCTCCGAGATCGGCACGCTGAGCCGGCGTGGCGGCTTTGCCGCGGTCGACGTCACGGCCTTGCTGCGCGACGTTTGCGAGCTCTATGAGCCGTTGGCCGAAGCCGTCGACGTGTCGTTCGAGCTCGCCGCGACATCGGTCGACCGCATTCACGGCGATCGCGCGTTGCTGTTCGAGGCATTCAGCAATCTCGCGGACAACGCGATCAAGTTCACGCCGCCGGGCGGCCGCGTGCGCGTCGCGCTCCATTCAACGCCGAGCGGGCCGCTCGTGCGGATCGAGGACACCGGGCCCGGCATCCCGCCCGGCGAACGCGACGCGGTGCTCGAGCGTTTCTATCGCGGCGAGCGCACGCGCCATGTGAGCGGCTCGGGGCTCGGGCTGAGCATCGTCTCGGCGGTGATGCGCGTGCACGGCTTTGCGCTGCGGATCGGCGATGCACCGCGGGCCGGTGCGGCGATCACGGTCGAATGCTGGCCGCGCTCGCTCGCGTGA
- a CDS encoding response regulator transcription factor: MRVLTVEDDAVTANEIVGELTARGFEVDWIDNGREGMLRAMSASYDAITLDRMLPGADGLAILTAMRTVGIDTPVLMLSALGDVDERIRGLRAGGDDYLTKPFDSGELSARIEVLLRRRQASGVPQQTLLKVGALELDLISRCARRGADEIPLLPTEFRVLEFMMRNAGQTITRTMLFETVWGYHFDPGTNLIDVHMGRLRKKIDPPGATPMIQTVRGSGYMLA, encoded by the coding sequence ATGCGAGTACTGACGGTCGAGGATGATGCGGTGACCGCGAACGAAATCGTCGGCGAGCTGACCGCGCGCGGGTTCGAGGTCGACTGGATCGACAACGGCCGCGAAGGCATGCTGCGCGCGATGAGCGCGTCGTACGACGCGATCACGCTCGACCGGATGCTGCCGGGCGCGGACGGCCTCGCGATCCTGACCGCGATGCGCACGGTCGGCATCGATACGCCGGTGCTGATGCTGAGCGCGCTCGGTGATGTCGACGAGCGCATCCGCGGGCTGCGCGCGGGCGGCGACGATTACCTGACGAAGCCGTTCGATTCCGGCGAGCTGAGCGCCCGCATCGAGGTGCTGCTGCGTCGCCGGCAGGCGTCGGGCGTGCCGCAGCAGACGCTGTTGAAGGTCGGCGCGCTCGAGCTCGATCTCATTTCGCGCTGCGCACGTCGCGGCGCCGACGAGATACCGCTGCTGCCGACCGAGTTCCGCGTGCTCGAATTCATGATGCGCAATGCGGGGCAGACGATCACGCGCACGATGCTGTTCGAGACCGTGTGGGGCTATCACTTCGATCCCGGCACCAACCTGATCGACGTCCACATGGGCCGGTTGCGCAAGAAGATCGACCCGCCCGGCGCGACCCCGATGATCCAGACGGTGCGCGGCTCGGGCTACATGCTCGCATGA
- a CDS encoding DUF4148 domain-containing protein, translating into MKLSTTVACMLLACASTAAFAAPHLTPQECNAYPFVHTGHDVTHADLVRELTELEQVGYEPAHASPYYPDDLDGAKDRLAAEYRADCTHALTADAGARH; encoded by the coding sequence ATGAAACTGTCGACTACCGTCGCCTGCATGCTGCTCGCATGCGCCAGCACCGCCGCGTTCGCGGCACCGCATCTGACACCGCAGGAATGCAACGCGTATCCGTTCGTCCACACCGGCCACGACGTCACGCATGCGGACCTCGTGCGCGAGCTGACCGAACTCGAACAGGTCGGCTACGAGCCGGCGCATGCGAGCCCGTATTACCCCGACGATCTCGATGGTGCGAAAGATCGGCTCGCCGCCGAGTACCGCGCCGACTGCACGCACGCGCTGACGGCGGATGCGGGCGCACGGCACTGA
- the cyoD gene encoding cytochrome o ubiquinol oxidase subunit IV gives MAHSHSSQLEEGHGSVGGYVAGFILSVLLTAASFGLVMGGVLSPHASLVALAVLAFVQIVVHLVYFLHMNGSSGQRWNVMAFSYTVLTAAILIVGTLWVMHNVSMNMMSR, from the coding sequence ATGGCCCATTCGCATTCGTCTCAACTCGAAGAAGGGCACGGCAGTGTCGGCGGCTACGTCGCCGGCTTCATCCTGTCGGTGCTGCTCACGGCCGCGTCGTTCGGCCTCGTGATGGGCGGCGTGCTGTCGCCGCACGCGTCGCTGGTCGCGCTGGCCGTGCTCGCGTTCGTGCAGATCGTCGTGCACCTCGTGTACTTCCTGCACATGAACGGCTCGTCGGGCCAGCGCTGGAACGTGATGGCGTTCAGCTACACGGTGCTGACCGCGGCGATCCTGATCGTCGGCACGCTGTGGGTGATGCACAACGTCAGCATGAACATGATGTCGCGCTGA
- the cyoC gene encoding cytochrome o ubiquinol oxidase subunit III, whose translation MLQKTLSATLLEHDDHPPSHSVFGFWLYLMTDCVIFAALFATFAVLGQQYAGGPTAKDLFDIPGVAVETAALLLSSITYGFAMLAAYKQRRGALLAWLAVTFVLGAAFLVMELREFSHLIAEGAGPQRSAFLSAFFTLVGTHGLHVTAGLLWMIVLAGQIVLRGGDLTDRDLRRLTCLSLFWHFLDIVWICVFSFVYLASVI comes from the coding sequence ATGTTGCAGAAAACCTTGAGCGCAACCCTGCTCGAGCACGACGACCATCCGCCGTCGCATTCGGTGTTCGGGTTCTGGCTGTACCTGATGACCGACTGCGTGATCTTCGCGGCGCTGTTCGCGACGTTCGCGGTGCTCGGCCAGCAGTATGCGGGCGGCCCGACCGCGAAAGACCTGTTCGACATCCCGGGCGTCGCGGTGGAAACCGCCGCGCTGCTGCTGTCGAGCATCACGTACGGCTTCGCGATGCTCGCTGCGTACAAGCAGCGGCGCGGCGCGCTGCTCGCGTGGCTCGCGGTGACGTTCGTGCTCGGCGCGGCGTTTCTCGTGATGGAGCTACGCGAGTTCTCGCACCTGATCGCGGAGGGCGCAGGCCCGCAGCGCAGCGCGTTCCTGTCGGCGTTCTTCACGCTGGTCGGCACGCACGGGCTGCACGTGACGGCCGGCCTGCTGTGGATGATCGTGCTCGCCGGGCAGATCGTGCTGCGCGGCGGCGACCTGACCGATCGCGACCTGCGACGCCTGACGTGCCTGAGCCTCTTCTGGCACTTCCTCGACATCGTGTGGATCTGCGTGTTTTCCTTTGTTTATCTCGCGAGCGTGATCTAA
- the cyoB gene encoding cytochrome o ubiquinol oxidase subunit I yields the protein MFGKLTLSAIPFDQPIIMGAGAFMGLVVLGILAALTITGRWKWLWTQWLTTVDHKKLGVMYIIVALIMLLRGFADAIMMRMQLALSYNGPGYLPPHHYDQVFTAHGVIMIFFMAMVFMVGLMNLIVPLQIGARDVAFPFINSLSFWMTAVSAILINISLVIGEFAQTGWLAYPPLSELQFSPGVGVDYYLWALQISGVGTLLTGVNFFVTIIKMRAPGMTLMKMPVFTWTALCTNVLIMASFPILTATLALLGLDRYLGMHFFTNEAGGNAMLYLNLIWAWGHPEVYILILPAFGIFSEVISTFAKKPLFGYKTMVYATCAIMVLSFLVWLHHFFTMGSGANVNAFFGIVTMIIAIPTGVKVFNWLFTMYRGRIEFTTPVLWTIGFMVTFTLGGMTGVMMAIPGADFVLHNSLFLIAHFHNVIIGGVLFGYLAGFNYWFPKAFGFKLNEKLGKAAFWFWQIGFYVAFVPLYVLGFMGMTRRINHYDNPAWHPWLLVAAFGAVLIAIGIACQLLQLVVSIRNRNLPEYRDTTGDPWGGRTLEWATSSPPADYNFAVIPQVRTLDAYADMKAHGEGRPNPAAIRDIHMPSNTCAGLVVAIFSLVLGFALVWHIWWMAIGGLVGIIATLVIYSSRDNDGYYIPASTVRKIEDKQPTKRVAARVDDVELEAN from the coding sequence ATGTTCGGCAAACTCACACTCTCGGCGATCCCGTTCGATCAGCCCATCATCATGGGGGCCGGTGCCTTCATGGGGCTGGTCGTGCTGGGCATCCTCGCCGCGCTGACGATCACCGGCCGGTGGAAATGGCTGTGGACGCAATGGCTGACCACGGTCGACCACAAGAAGCTCGGCGTGATGTACATCATCGTCGCGCTGATCATGCTGCTGCGCGGCTTCGCGGACGCGATCATGATGCGCATGCAGCTCGCGCTCTCGTACAACGGGCCCGGCTACCTGCCGCCGCACCACTATGACCAGGTCTTCACGGCACACGGCGTGATCATGATCTTCTTCATGGCGATGGTGTTCATGGTCGGCCTGATGAACCTGATCGTGCCGCTGCAGATCGGCGCGCGCGACGTCGCGTTCCCGTTCATCAACTCGCTGTCGTTCTGGATGACGGCCGTCAGCGCGATCCTGATCAACATCTCGCTCGTGATCGGCGAATTCGCCCAGACGGGCTGGCTCGCGTATCCGCCGCTGTCGGAGCTGCAGTTCAGTCCGGGGGTAGGGGTCGACTACTACCTGTGGGCGCTGCAGATCTCGGGCGTCGGCACGCTGCTGACCGGCGTGAACTTCTTCGTGACGATCATCAAGATGCGCGCGCCGGGCATGACGCTGATGAAGATGCCGGTGTTCACGTGGACCGCGCTCTGCACGAACGTGCTGATCATGGCGTCGTTCCCGATCCTGACCGCGACGCTCGCGCTGCTCGGCCTCGACCGTTACCTCGGCATGCACTTCTTCACGAACGAAGCCGGCGGCAACGCGATGCTGTACCTGAACCTGATCTGGGCATGGGGTCACCCCGAGGTGTACATCCTGATCCTGCCGGCGTTCGGCATTTTCTCGGAAGTCATCTCGACGTTCGCGAAGAAGCCGCTGTTCGGCTACAAGACGATGGTGTACGCGACTTGCGCGATCATGGTGCTGTCGTTCCTCGTGTGGCTGCACCACTTCTTCACGATGGGCTCGGGTGCGAACGTGAACGCGTTCTTCGGCATCGTGACGATGATCATCGCGATCCCGACCGGCGTGAAGGTGTTCAACTGGCTGTTCACGATGTACCGCGGCCGGATCGAATTCACGACGCCCGTGCTGTGGACGATCGGCTTCATGGTCACGTTCACGCTCGGCGGCATGACCGGCGTGATGATGGCGATTCCCGGCGCGGACTTCGTGCTGCACAACAGCCTGTTCCTGATCGCGCACTTCCACAACGTGATCATCGGCGGCGTGCTGTTCGGCTATCTCGCAGGCTTCAACTACTGGTTCCCCAAGGCGTTCGGCTTCAAGCTGAACGAGAAGCTCGGCAAGGCGGCGTTCTGGTTCTGGCAGATCGGTTTCTACGTAGCGTTCGTGCCGCTCTACGTGCTCGGCTTCATGGGCATGACGCGCCGGATCAACCACTACGACAACCCGGCCTGGCATCCGTGGCTGCTGGTCGCCGCATTCGGCGCCGTGCTGATCGCGATCGGCATTGCATGCCAGCTGCTGCAACTGGTGGTCAGCATCCGCAACCGCAACCTGCCCGAGTACCGCGACACGACGGGCGATCCGTGGGGCGGCCGCACGCTGGAGTGGGCGACCTCGTCGCCGCCGGCCGACTACAACTTCGCGGTGATCCCGCAAGTGCGCACGCTCGACGCGTATGCGGACATGAAGGCGCACGGCGAAGGCCGGCCGAACCCGGCGGCGATTCGCGACATCCACATGCCGTCGAATACCTGCGCGGGCCTCGTGGTCGCGATCTTCAGCCTGGTGCTCGGCTTCGCGCTGGTGTGGCACATCTGGTGGATGGCGATCGGCGGGCTGGTCGGGATCATCGCGACGCTCGTGATCTACAGCTCGCGTGACAACGACGGCTATTACATCCCCGCGTCGACGGTGCGGAAGATCGAAGACAAGCAGCCGACGAAGCGCGTGGCTGCGCGCGTCGACGACGTGGAACTGGAGGCCAACTGA
- the cyoA gene encoding ubiquinol oxidase subunit II — protein sequence MKRKASKGGVALMSIGAALSLSGCNLDVLNPKGSVGAAEKALIATSTWAMLIVVVPVILLTLWFAWRYRASNRNATYAPNWSHSTAIEVVIWTVPTLIILFLGVLTWKTTHELDPYKPLESSVKPIDVEVVALDWKWLFIYPELGIASVNQLAIPVGTPVNFRITSDSVMNSFFIPQLGGQVYAMAGMQTRLHLIADEPGNYAGTSANFSGRGFSDMKFRTLAEPREQFDAWVQKVKASPERLDATVYGTVAQPSEKAPVRYFSSVDPRLFHNIIAKYNDGHVLDLKDAACGTKG from the coding sequence ATGAAAAGAAAAGCTTCAAAAGGCGGAGTGGCGCTGATGTCGATCGGCGCGGCTTTGAGCCTGTCAGGCTGTAATTTAGATGTACTAAATCCGAAAGGAAGCGTGGGCGCTGCCGAAAAGGCGCTGATCGCTACGTCCACCTGGGCGATGCTGATCGTCGTCGTGCCGGTGATCCTGCTCACGCTGTGGTTCGCGTGGCGTTACCGCGCGTCGAACCGCAACGCCACCTACGCGCCGAACTGGTCGCACTCGACCGCGATCGAGGTCGTGATCTGGACGGTGCCGACGCTGATCATCCTGTTCCTCGGCGTGCTCACCTGGAAGACCACGCACGAGCTCGACCCGTACAAGCCGCTCGAGTCGTCGGTGAAGCCGATCGACGTCGAGGTCGTCGCGCTCGACTGGAAGTGGCTGTTCATCTATCCGGAACTCGGCATCGCGTCGGTGAACCAGCTCGCGATTCCGGTCGGCACGCCGGTGAACTTCCGCATCACGTCGGATTCGGTGATGAACTCGTTCTTCATCCCGCAGCTCGGCGGCCAGGTCTACGCGATGGCCGGCATGCAGACGCGCCTGCACCTGATCGCCGACGAGCCCGGCAACTACGCGGGCACGTCCGCCAACTTCAGCGGCCGCGGCTTCTCCGACATGAAGTTCCGCACGCTCGCCGAGCCGCGCGAACAGTTCGATGCATGGGTGCAGAAGGTGAAGGCGTCGCCGGAGCGGCTCGACGCGACCGTGTACGGCACCGTCGCGCAGCCGAGCGAGAAGGCGCCCGTGCGCTACTTCTCGTCGGTCGATCCGCGGCTCTTCCACAACATCATCGCGAAATACAACGATGGCCACGTCCTCGACCTGAAGGACGCCGCCTGCGGCACGAAGGGGTAA